A single genomic interval of Rosistilla ulvae harbors:
- a CDS encoding NAD(P)-binding domain-containing protein, translating into MAANVTKSDRKKTSYFATVPPQEILPIVNGRYESSVKGIYVIGDVTGLPLVKVAANQGASVIAKMKFDDGTAADDGRLDLVIIGAGPAGLSAAMEAQERGLKYVVLERNKIASTVRSFPPGKKVYAEPQFVRNESKLDFDEDLDKDEFLARVNRLVDERKLHIKEETEVDRVRKVGERRFEVETKSGKSFPTQQVLVAVGRQGQARLLECPGADNAAKVTYRLHTPEDYNDADIMVVGGGNSAIEAALLLMPHNRVTLSYRGDDLFRAKEENRQLIEQAQRDGRLNILYQSNLKAIRDDEVDIDVDGQSHTLANDHVIVQIGTLPPVDFLMDMGLELDGVWTGKRLALSVVGLLVGIFVYFYSKNFVFHPDAAGEGKLLLPGLESIVGPTQLGFAAFLTGTVLPIAWLSLLALKLINGNMQSRGHAALFNIPHSTSMLIAGGLLYAGSLVAPDVLTLDPSAAGDGPYFVPGFTWLYNVVPKYFSNAYGLYYLVYFSAIAGFGLYWAIKANHRLIWRRNLTIIATQWTLWWGIPTFLAVFIGRNPWTPLLTRSLNAWPLNMGAFNVDPAVGPGDPAWWHTVAVVGVVWAAVLTFIVIPLVTIRWGKIYCSYICSCGALAETVGNGFRHRGPKGDTPRKMERMGFIFVALATVATIADLYGFEGPLGQYNLWVGTALAGAVAIGLYPFLGQRVWCRMWCPLAFWMNFWGRWSQFKITPEKGKCIDCNVCNQYCQMGIDIKSSALKGEPITLEDSPCVGCNECIVRCPMEILHLGDLPIAKQNASASLPIVNSPLIKPRKREVV; encoded by the coding sequence ATGGCGGCAAACGTAACCAAGTCGGACCGCAAGAAGACGTCTTATTTTGCCACGGTCCCGCCGCAGGAAATCCTGCCGATCGTCAATGGCCGTTACGAATCGAGCGTGAAAGGCATCTACGTCATTGGCGATGTCACGGGGCTGCCGCTGGTCAAAGTGGCCGCGAATCAGGGCGCCAGCGTCATCGCGAAGATGAAATTCGATGATGGGACGGCGGCGGATGATGGGCGGCTCGACCTCGTCATCATCGGTGCGGGACCTGCCGGATTGTCCGCCGCGATGGAGGCGCAGGAACGGGGGCTGAAGTATGTCGTTCTCGAACGCAACAAAATTGCCAGTACCGTTCGCAGCTTTCCGCCCGGTAAGAAGGTCTACGCCGAGCCGCAGTTTGTGCGCAATGAGAGCAAGCTCGATTTCGACGAAGACTTGGATAAGGACGAATTTCTGGCCCGAGTCAATCGCTTGGTTGACGAAAGGAAGTTGCACATCAAGGAAGAGACTGAGGTTGATCGCGTACGGAAGGTTGGAGAGCGGCGGTTCGAGGTCGAGACGAAATCGGGGAAATCGTTTCCGACACAACAAGTGCTGGTCGCAGTTGGGCGGCAAGGTCAGGCACGACTACTCGAGTGCCCCGGTGCTGACAACGCTGCAAAGGTCACCTACCGACTGCACACTCCGGAAGACTACAACGATGCCGACATCATGGTCGTCGGTGGAGGGAACTCGGCGATCGAAGCAGCCCTGCTGTTGATGCCACACAACCGGGTCACCCTTTCGTATCGCGGCGATGACCTGTTTCGAGCCAAAGAAGAAAATCGCCAGTTGATTGAACAGGCCCAACGCGATGGTCGGCTGAACATTCTGTACCAGAGCAATCTCAAAGCGATACGCGACGACGAAGTCGATATCGACGTCGATGGGCAATCACACACGTTGGCGAACGACCATGTGATCGTGCAGATAGGAACGCTTCCGCCGGTCGATTTCCTGATGGATATGGGGCTGGAACTCGACGGCGTTTGGACTGGCAAGCGGCTGGCGTTGTCTGTCGTCGGTTTGCTCGTCGGCATCTTCGTTTATTTCTACTCAAAAAACTTTGTGTTTCACCCCGATGCGGCGGGCGAGGGCAAGCTGTTGCTACCAGGGTTGGAGTCGATCGTAGGACCGACACAACTGGGCTTCGCCGCGTTTCTGACGGGAACCGTCCTGCCAATCGCTTGGCTCAGCCTGCTGGCGTTGAAACTCATCAATGGAAACATGCAATCGCGCGGGCATGCTGCGTTGTTCAACATACCGCACTCAACCTCCATGCTGATCGCCGGCGGTTTGCTGTATGCAGGATCACTGGTTGCACCGGACGTCCTCACACTCGATCCATCTGCAGCAGGCGATGGCCCCTACTTTGTGCCAGGTTTTACTTGGTTGTACAACGTTGTCCCGAAGTACTTCAGCAATGCCTACGGACTCTATTACCTGGTCTACTTCTCGGCGATCGCCGGATTCGGTTTGTACTGGGCGATCAAGGCAAACCATCGGCTGATCTGGCGGCGGAACCTGACGATCATCGCAACGCAGTGGACCTTGTGGTGGGGGATTCCGACGTTCCTTGCTGTCTTCATCGGTCGCAATCCGTGGACACCGCTGCTGACTCGATCGCTGAATGCGTGGCCTTTGAACATGGGAGCTTTCAACGTCGATCCAGCGGTTGGGCCCGGCGATCCCGCCTGGTGGCATACCGTCGCGGTCGTCGGTGTCGTTTGGGCAGCTGTCCTGACCTTCATCGTGATTCCACTGGTGACGATTCGCTGGGGAAAGATCTACTGCTCGTACATCTGTTCGTGCGGAGCGCTCGCAGAAACCGTCGGCAATGGTTTTCGCCACCGCGGGCCCAAGGGTGATACGCCTCGCAAGATGGAGCGGATGGGTTTCATCTTTGTCGCGTTGGCCACCGTTGCAACGATCGCCGATCTCTACGGATTTGAAGGACCGCTGGGGCAATACAACTTGTGGGTTGGAACGGCCCTGGCCGGCGCGGTCGCAATCGGCCTGTATCCGTTCCTTGGACAACGTGTGTGGTGCCGGATGTGGTGTCCATTGGCGTTCTGGATGAACTTTTGGGGACGCTGGTCTCAATTCAAAATCACGCCGGAGAAAGGCAAGTGCATCGACTGCAACGTTTGTAATCAGTACTGCCAGATGGGGATCGACATCAAATCGAGCGCGTTGAAAGGCGAACCGATCACTTTGGAGGATTCACCCTGCGTCGGCTGCAATGAGTGCATTGTTCGCTGCCCGATGGAGATCCTGCATCTAGGTGACTTGCCCATCGCAAAACAGAATGCGTCAGCATCGCTTCCTATCGTCAACTCACCATTGATCAAACCTCGAAAACGCGAAGTTGTCTGA
- a CDS encoding DUF547 domain-containing protein, translating to MNKSKASYYGPFFWLAIVSFSVPIVVAAKAFQEVQLSTKPTPHPDASGVDHALWDYLLKTHVENGLVDYDGIARDHLFRTYLRQLSESEPSKLTTSADQLALFCNAYNAFVINGVITHKIRDSVMNYNVEGTEFFDLKEHILYGETFSLNEIEHELIRKRFREPRIHVALVCAAKSCPAIRAEAYTGPRLTKQLEDQSIQFANQTKYVTYDAASDTLRLSPLLDWYGGDWAPVGGYLPWLADRVEDDGVKQAILRASRNETSVAFLDYDWSLNSQAADGSAAPKPASKKGQFGSGSIPNE from the coding sequence ATGAATAAAAGCAAAGCGTCCTATTATGGCCCCTTTTTCTGGCTGGCGATCGTTTCGTTCTCCGTACCGATCGTCGTCGCGGCCAAAGCGTTTCAAGAGGTGCAGTTGTCGACCAAACCGACGCCGCATCCCGATGCGTCGGGCGTCGACCATGCATTATGGGACTATCTACTCAAGACACACGTCGAGAACGGGTTGGTAGACTACGACGGCATCGCTCGCGATCACCTTTTTCGCACCTACTTGCGGCAGCTTTCCGAATCAGAGCCCAGCAAGTTGACCACGTCGGCGGATCAGTTGGCACTGTTTTGCAATGCCTACAACGCGTTTGTCATCAATGGCGTCATCACTCACAAAATTCGTGATTCGGTGATGAACTACAACGTCGAAGGGACCGAGTTTTTTGATCTGAAAGAACACATCCTGTACGGCGAAACGTTCAGCCTTAACGAGATCGAACACGAGTTGATCCGCAAGCGATTTCGCGAACCTCGTATCCACGTCGCCTTGGTTTGCGCTGCGAAGAGTTGCCCGGCGATCCGGGCCGAAGCCTACACTGGGCCCCGCCTAACAAAACAGTTAGAGGACCAGAGCATTCAATTCGCAAACCAAACAAAATACGTGACCTATGACGCGGCCAGCGACACACTCCGACTGAGTCCGCTGTTGGACTGGTACGGCGGCGACTGGGCCCCCGTCGGCGGTTATCTGCCATGGCTAGCCGATCGAGTCGAGGACGACGGAGTCAAACAGGCGATCCTCCGAGCTTCCCGCAACGAAACATCGGTCGCGTTTCTCGACTACGACTGGTCTCTCAACTCACAAGCCGCCGACGGATCCGCGGCCCCCAAACCGGCCAGTAAGAAAGGCCAATTCGGTTCCGGCTCCATCCCGAACGAATGA
- a CDS encoding inorganic phosphate transporter produces the protein MIVLLALVAGVLLAYANGANDNFKGVATLYGSDTTTYRRALVWATVTTAAGSLTAVWLARELLERFSGKGIVPDALVAQNEFGVAVALAAGVTVMLASRLGFPISTTHALVGSMVGAAGASTFAVDWNVLSTKLMAPLLLSPLIAILVTAVLYLTFRRIRIAMGITKETCLCSGREVVEVVPLGSCAMSMSRAEELSIRLGTNVSCRDHYAGNLVGVDARQTLDTMHFLSAGMVSFARGLNDTPKIAALLLIVPALNSLTATVVCGLAIGIGGWFGAKKIAEKLSHGITEMNAGQGFSANLVTSILVVFASRWGLPVSTTHVSCGALFGIGSLTGQANWKSIAHILLAWGTTLPAAALIGWLVFNALT, from the coding sequence ATGATCGTCCTTCTTGCCCTCGTTGCTGGCGTGTTGCTGGCCTACGCCAATGGTGCGAACGACAATTTCAAGGGCGTCGCCACGCTTTACGGCAGTGACACGACGACGTACCGCCGAGCACTCGTGTGGGCGACGGTAACCACTGCGGCAGGTTCGCTGACCGCCGTTTGGCTCGCTCGCGAACTACTCGAACGATTCTCTGGCAAAGGAATCGTTCCCGACGCGCTGGTCGCTCAGAACGAATTTGGCGTTGCTGTCGCGTTGGCGGCGGGCGTGACGGTGATGCTCGCGAGCCGCCTTGGGTTTCCAATTTCAACCACTCACGCTTTGGTGGGTTCGATGGTCGGCGCGGCGGGGGCCTCAACGTTTGCCGTCGATTGGAATGTTCTTTCGACCAAGCTGATGGCACCGCTGTTGCTAAGCCCACTGATTGCGATCCTCGTAACGGCAGTCCTCTATTTGACGTTTCGTCGAATTCGGATCGCGATGGGGATTACGAAAGAGACCTGTCTTTGCAGTGGCCGCGAGGTCGTCGAGGTCGTTCCATTGGGATCGTGCGCGATGTCGATGTCGCGTGCCGAGGAGCTTTCAATCAGGTTGGGAACCAACGTCAGTTGCCGAGATCACTATGCCGGTAACCTAGTGGGTGTCGACGCGCGGCAGACGCTCGACACGATGCATTTTCTTTCCGCAGGAATGGTGAGCTTTGCGCGTGGACTAAATGACACGCCAAAGATCGCCGCGCTGCTTCTGATTGTTCCCGCTCTGAATTCCCTGACCGCGACAGTCGTCTGCGGCTTGGCGATCGGCATCGGCGGCTGGTTCGGTGCGAAGAAGATCGCCGAGAAGCTGAGCCACGGAATTACTGAAATGAACGCAGGCCAGGGATTCTCCGCAAATCTCGTCACGTCGATCCTGGTCGTCTTCGCAAGTCGCTGGGGCTTGCCCGTATCGACCACTCATGTTTCGTGCGGCGCACTGTTTGGCATCGGAAGCCTAACCGGTCAAGCGAACTGGAAGTCGATAGCTCATATCTTGCTCGCCTGGGGCACAACCCTACCCGCCGCTGCGCTAATCGGCTGGCTCGTCTTCAACGCGTTAACGTAG
- a CDS encoding HoxN/HupN/NixA family nickel/cobalt transporter translates to MHQHTHELTLGVAFFLGALHALEPGHGKTAMLVYLSGERRSYWHPLVMGLSSGLAHSVSLIAIAMAVHLTHHLITGDHHHDNEAMTATLQWISAGLVLCVGTWMLWGAYRAKPAKKCGCRHHRDEDCDAKPRSAKSSYSMSALLGVAFGLLPCPSALAAYFTSMSTGSPVAAYAVIGLFAAGIASSLTCVGMLLQRFGGSLIREESRLAKLPWSYIRAILILGVGLFYAARVAMAG, encoded by the coding sequence ATGCATCAACACACGCACGAATTGACGCTCGGCGTTGCGTTCTTCCTCGGCGCGCTGCACGCACTGGAACCTGGGCATGGCAAGACCGCAATGTTGGTCTACCTGTCGGGCGAGCGACGTAGCTATTGGCATCCGCTGGTGATGGGCCTCTCCAGCGGTCTGGCCCATTCGGTCTCCTTGATTGCCATCGCGATGGCCGTCCATCTGACGCATCATTTAATCACCGGCGATCATCATCATGACAACGAGGCGATGACGGCGACGTTGCAGTGGATCAGTGCCGGTTTGGTTCTCTGTGTAGGAACTTGGATGTTGTGGGGCGCTTACCGCGCCAAACCGGCAAAGAAGTGCGGCTGCCGACACCATCGCGATGAAGATTGCGATGCAAAACCACGCTCGGCAAAATCAAGCTACTCGATGAGTGCCCTGCTTGGTGTCGCGTTCGGCTTGCTCCCCTGCCCTTCGGCGCTGGCGGCCTACTTCACCAGCATGTCCACCGGTTCGCCCGTGGCCGCCTATGCCGTGATCGGTCTGTTCGCCGCCGGTATCGCCAGTTCACTAACCTGCGTCGGCATGTTACTGCAACGATTCGGTGGCAGCTTGATTCGCGAAGAGAGCCGACTGGCCAAACTGCCATGGAGCTACATTCGCGCCATCCTGATCTTGGGCGTTGGCCTCTTCTACGCCGCGCGAGTCGCTATGGCGGGCTGA
- a CDS encoding lipase/acyltransferase domain-containing protein codes for MMQPWTKDNPIPAAWAVFAITAWFARAPLHWIVNNATESHRSVQLVAYCCIDAMMAVRSSLRAHSLLLPALALLLFVPGCATDHPNSSLAAIYNPLAQRPDYERNPVIVIPGVLGSRLVDEETGKIVWGKYDKIRFRRQQSDDLAEVSLPMGQGVPLSQLRDSVHSDGTLAYLELSVFGIPVELQAYNQILQTLGVGGYRDSSAPKSDEFNYGDEHFTCFQFDYDWRRDVAENAALLDRFIAEKREYIRAEYANRYGITDTEIRFDIVAHSLGGLLSRYYLRYGSQQLPEDGSLPTLDWEGARNVERLVMVGTPNAGSAFALRDLVNGHQLSRVLPYYPPAGLGTMPSIYQMLPRPRHQTLVDAKNSDQAYDFYDPELWRQMKWGLADPNQDAILQELLPDVADREARECIALDHQRKCLLKAKQFHQSLDIPATPPPGVTLHLYAGDAIETPAVMSIDTESGQLEVAHSVPGDDTTTRHSAVMTEQPVDAVSTRPASPIRWDSVTFLHTSHRKLTADPVFTDNVLALLLQSPRHAQTPILSPSSVGASVHRQQLERIP; via the coding sequence ATGATGCAACCATGGACGAAAGACAATCCCATTCCTGCCGCCTGGGCGGTGTTTGCCATCACTGCTTGGTTCGCTCGTGCCCCGCTGCATTGGATCGTTAACAATGCAACCGAGTCTCATCGGTCGGTTCAGCTGGTGGCGTATTGCTGCATCGATGCCATGATGGCGGTTCGATCTTCTCTTCGTGCGCACAGTCTGTTGCTCCCCGCGTTGGCTCTGCTCTTGTTTGTCCCCGGCTGTGCGACGGACCATCCCAATTCGTCGCTTGCCGCGATCTACAACCCTCTGGCGCAGCGGCCCGACTATGAACGCAATCCGGTGATCGTGATCCCGGGCGTGTTGGGTTCACGGCTGGTCGATGAAGAGACCGGTAAGATCGTCTGGGGGAAGTACGACAAGATTCGTTTTCGTCGTCAGCAATCCGACGATCTTGCAGAGGTATCGTTGCCGATGGGCCAGGGTGTTCCGCTGTCACAATTGCGAGACAGCGTTCACAGCGATGGAACACTGGCGTACTTGGAATTGAGCGTGTTCGGGATACCGGTGGAACTGCAAGCGTACAACCAGATACTTCAAACCCTCGGCGTCGGTGGATATCGCGATTCCTCCGCTCCCAAATCGGATGAGTTCAATTATGGGGACGAGCACTTCACCTGTTTCCAGTTCGACTACGACTGGCGGCGAGACGTCGCGGAGAACGCGGCGTTGCTCGATCGATTCATCGCCGAGAAGCGTGAATACATTCGAGCTGAGTACGCAAACCGGTACGGAATCACCGACACGGAGATCAGATTCGACATCGTGGCGCATTCTCTCGGCGGCCTGCTCTCCCGATATTACTTACGGTACGGTTCGCAGCAGCTGCCCGAAGATGGTTCGTTGCCAACGCTGGACTGGGAGGGAGCGAGAAACGTGGAGCGGTTGGTGATGGTCGGAACTCCCAATGCCGGATCGGCGTTCGCGCTTCGGGACCTGGTCAATGGACATCAGTTGTCGCGCGTGCTTCCCTATTATCCACCGGCGGGGTTGGGAACGATGCCATCGATCTACCAGATGTTACCGCGGCCGCGTCATCAAACGCTCGTCGATGCCAAGAATTCCGATCAAGCATATGACTTTTACGATCCAGAGCTGTGGCGGCAGATGAAATGGGGATTAGCCGATCCGAACCAAGACGCCATCTTGCAAGAACTGTTGCCGGATGTTGCTGATCGCGAAGCGCGCGAGTGTATTGCTCTGGATCATCAACGCAAGTGTTTGCTCAAAGCCAAGCAATTCCACCAGTCGCTCGATATTCCGGCGACGCCACCGCCGGGAGTCACGTTGCATCTGTACGCTGGCGACGCGATTGAAACGCCCGCCGTGATGTCCATCGACACGGAATCCGGACAGCTGGAAGTCGCGCACAGCGTGCCCGGTGACGACACGACCACGCGGCACAGCGCAGTAATGACCGAGCAGCCTGTCGACGCCGTTTCAACACGCCCCGCTTCCCCCATTCGTTGGGATAGCGTCACGTTCCTGCACACGAGCCACCGCAAACTAACCGCGGATCCCGTCTTTACCGACAATGTCTTGGCGTTGCTGCTTCAGTCGCCGCGTCACGCTCAGACGCCAATTCTCTCTCCGTCGTCCGTTGGTGCGTCAGTTCACAGACAGCAATTGGAACGGATTCCATAA
- a CDS encoding DUF3320 domain-containing protein: MGTCVKGGDQPTPKFEWADTVKHDRDAYQHLARTIESLSLNYDAIDRSSTLPMIKHTQWSASWEQSLLAQCKQLQSVATNLRDTLASFAKEIGIGQRLDCSLAEMDALNLLAKSLINCADEDVRILFHKQFAKFPTAKAELNQAIDAYQGAVQSMNADYADSLDAIPLDEIDHGWRQAVSAFYPMSWFAKRKFARLLQTYASSGVANPETDIAAIRNVRRQLAIIAASPLANQTLHWDATKTDTAKVDVQLTKAGKLRSAIVAAGKLLGTTNEISKAVHPHINGKNIDSPLFLSAAHFLKATQAFLVGVNAFAKVSGGMPLAKETRDCVETSLAAAQQIETNRSSLQRWTSWCEVKKAAKTAGLNPFVKALENGELDAHDLVDRFRLAYSQWWIRGVIDRDEVLRSFQRFKHEDVIADFRALDEQARAAAASRAKQSIAHNLPVEGIPKKSELGLLRHQIGLTRPSKSIREVIGSMPEAFGKLAPCLLMSPLSIAQYLPADQALFDVVIFDEASQITTWDAVGAIARGRQTIIVGDPKQLPPTNFFGRTDDDETNDEIEDHDKDLESILDEAKASGLPTLQLNWHYRSRHESLIAFSNWNYYGNNLVTFPAAESDDRGVSFVHLPEAVYDRGKSRTNRKEAEAIVRDAVARMKRNLQLPEEKRLTFGVITFNSQQQSLIQDLFDQAQRDFPELDWYFADERIEPTVVKNLENVQGDERDVMLFSITFGRDISGKSIPVTFGALNRDGGERRLNVAVTRARQELVVFSSFKADELNAERSKARGVADLKAFLDYAEKGPEAIAARTEGSVGGFDSPFEEAVAEVLQCKGWQVVPQVGVSGFRVDLGIRHPDKPGAFLAGVECDGATYHRSAVARDRDKTRQMVLENLGWNILRVWSPDWWYDAKSASETLDQQLSRLLEEARATQQANTPDIQEPVPSIELKPVQSAPTPTVASAPESESTIYYARVKLADAVGNQDRFFDSSYDDDLRQMAMEVLRNEAPIRDDVLAKQIARAHGFARTGANIQCRILDLLGDVLSTDESTGRFLWASDASQPVVKFRPAKSDDDRRSVDEISIAELTGLIQCESELLTETDPAVSVARSIGLTRLSQSARDRIEEAIRSIHE, encoded by the coding sequence ATGGGGACCTGCGTCAAGGGAGGCGATCAACCAACGCCCAAATTTGAATGGGCTGATACTGTCAAGCATGACCGTGATGCATATCAACACCTCGCTCGCACCATTGAATCACTTTCGCTTAACTACGACGCGATTGATCGGTCGTCGACGTTGCCGATGATCAAGCACACACAATGGTCGGCTTCGTGGGAACAATCGCTTCTTGCTCAGTGCAAACAACTGCAGAGTGTTGCGACGAACTTGCGGGATACATTGGCCTCATTTGCAAAGGAAATCGGTATCGGTCAGCGGCTGGATTGTTCGCTTGCCGAAATGGATGCGCTGAATCTGCTAGCGAAGTCGCTGATCAATTGTGCTGACGAGGATGTTCGGATTCTGTTCCACAAGCAATTCGCCAAATTTCCCACTGCCAAAGCGGAGTTGAATCAAGCCATCGACGCTTACCAGGGCGCGGTGCAATCCATGAACGCCGACTACGCAGATTCACTTGACGCAATTCCGTTGGATGAAATTGACCATGGTTGGCGTCAGGCAGTTTCGGCGTTCTATCCAATGTCATGGTTCGCGAAGCGAAAATTCGCTCGCCTGTTGCAGACATACGCGTCCAGCGGCGTTGCGAATCCGGAGACGGATATTGCAGCGATTCGCAACGTTCGCCGTCAACTGGCAATCATTGCCGCCAGTCCGCTTGCGAACCAAACACTTCACTGGGATGCGACGAAGACAGACACGGCGAAGGTCGACGTACAATTGACAAAGGCAGGGAAACTGCGCAGTGCAATCGTCGCAGCCGGCAAGTTGCTGGGGACAACAAACGAGATCTCGAAAGCCGTTCATCCTCACATCAACGGAAAGAACATCGATTCGCCGCTCTTCCTTTCCGCCGCCCACTTTCTCAAAGCGACCCAAGCGTTCTTGGTGGGTGTCAATGCGTTTGCGAAAGTGTCCGGTGGGATGCCCTTGGCAAAAGAAACGCGGGATTGTGTCGAAACCTCGCTTGCCGCCGCACAGCAGATTGAAACGAATCGAAGCAGTCTTCAACGGTGGACGTCTTGGTGCGAAGTGAAGAAGGCGGCAAAGACTGCGGGCCTGAATCCGTTCGTGAAGGCTTTGGAGAATGGCGAACTCGATGCACATGATTTGGTGGACCGTTTTCGTCTCGCCTACTCGCAATGGTGGATTCGTGGCGTCATCGATCGTGACGAGGTGCTTCGATCATTTCAACGTTTCAAACATGAGGACGTCATCGCCGACTTCCGAGCGTTGGACGAACAAGCCCGGGCGGCGGCCGCATCGCGAGCCAAGCAATCGATTGCACATAATCTGCCTGTGGAGGGCATCCCCAAGAAAAGCGAACTCGGTCTGCTACGTCACCAAATCGGACTGACTCGTCCCAGCAAGTCGATTCGCGAAGTCATCGGTTCGATGCCGGAAGCCTTTGGAAAGCTGGCACCGTGCTTATTGATGTCACCGCTTTCCATCGCGCAATACTTGCCTGCGGATCAAGCCTTGTTTGATGTCGTGATTTTTGACGAGGCATCACAGATCACGACTTGGGACGCTGTCGGAGCGATCGCTCGTGGCCGGCAAACGATCATCGTTGGCGACCCCAAACAGTTACCTCCAACCAATTTCTTTGGTCGCACCGATGACGATGAGACCAATGATGAGATCGAGGATCACGACAAAGATCTTGAGAGTATTCTCGATGAGGCGAAAGCATCTGGGCTGCCGACGTTGCAGTTGAATTGGCACTACCGGAGCCGACATGAATCGTTGATTGCCTTCTCGAACTGGAACTACTACGGCAATAATCTCGTTACGTTTCCAGCAGCAGAGTCCGACGACCGCGGAGTTTCTTTCGTCCATCTCCCCGAAGCGGTCTACGATCGTGGAAAAAGTCGAACGAATCGCAAAGAAGCCGAAGCAATCGTCCGCGATGCGGTCGCACGAATGAAACGCAATCTCCAGTTGCCGGAGGAAAAGCGTTTGACGTTCGGTGTCATCACCTTCAACAGTCAACAACAGTCTCTGATCCAGGACCTCTTCGATCAAGCTCAGCGAGATTTCCCAGAGCTCGATTGGTACTTCGCCGACGAACGCATCGAACCCACGGTGGTCAAAAACTTGGAAAACGTTCAAGGTGACGAGCGAGACGTGATGCTGTTTTCGATCACGTTCGGTCGTGACATTTCAGGCAAGAGTATTCCGGTAACGTTCGGTGCTCTCAACCGCGATGGAGGCGAGAGGCGATTGAACGTTGCCGTTACAAGAGCTCGCCAAGAACTGGTGGTCTTTTCATCCTTCAAGGCCGATGAGCTGAATGCGGAACGCTCAAAAGCTCGCGGCGTTGCTGATCTGAAGGCTTTCCTGGACTATGCAGAGAAGGGTCCCGAAGCGATCGCGGCGCGAACCGAAGGAAGCGTCGGCGGATTCGATTCGCCGTTCGAGGAGGCTGTTGCTGAAGTCCTGCAATGCAAGGGCTGGCAAGTCGTGCCTCAAGTTGGAGTGTCCGGATTTCGCGTTGATCTGGGCATTCGACATCCCGATAAGCCAGGTGCCTTTTTGGCCGGAGTCGAATGCGATGGAGCGACCTACCACCGAAGTGCGGTTGCACGTGATCGTGATAAGACTCGGCAAATGGTGCTGGAGAATCTCGGCTGGAACATCTTGCGAGTTTGGTCACCCGACTGGTGGTACGATGCCAAGTCAGCCTCCGAAACATTGGACCAGCAGCTTTCCAGACTCCTCGAAGAGGCGAGGGCAACACAGCAAGCAAACACACCGGACATTCAGGAACCGGTCCCAAGTATCGAACTTAAGCCGGTGCAGTCTGCCCCGACGCCTACAGTGGCATCTGCACCCGAGTCTGAATCCACAATTTACTACGCACGCGTGAAGTTGGCCGATGCGGTCGGCAATCAAGATCGTTTCTTTGATTCATCGTATGATGATGACTTGAGGCAAATGGCGATGGAGGTCTTGCGAAACGAAGCACCCATACGAGATGACGTCCTCGCCAAGCAGATCGCCAGAGCTCACGGATTTGCTCGAACGGGGGCGAACATTCAATGCCGCATTCTTGACCTACTTGGTGATGTCCTTTCAACAGACGAATCAACCGGACGGTTCCTTTGGGCAAGCGACGCATCCCAGCCGGTCGTCAAGTTTCGGCCCGCCAAATCCGACGATGATCGTCGAAGTGTTGACGAAATCTCGATCGCAGAGCTAACGGGTCTAATTCAATGTGAAAGCGAATTGCTGACTGAAACTGATCCAGCAGTCTCCGTAGCAAGAAGCATCGGCCTAACACGTCTTTCACAATCCGCAAGAGATCGAATCGAAGAAGCCATCCGCTCAATCCATGAATAA